One Coregonus clupeaformis isolate EN_2021a chromosome 36, ASM2061545v1, whole genome shotgun sequence genomic window, cagcgtcgtccgggtttggccggggtaggccgtcattgtaaataagaatttgttcttaactgacttgcctagttaaataaaggtaaaataaataaaaataaaaaatgcaacTATAAAGCTACAAAAGCTCTGAATGTGTTAATGTCATTGTTAACAAATGCCTATTTGGCCTACAGTATAAATTACTTTCGGCATTTGTTAAAATCGATTTGGAGGCAGCTTCTCTAGCCCGAAGAATGGATTTTGGCGCCATCTTGTGTCAGTAAATGACGAAAATAAAATGCTAATTTGAATTGCAAACTCTGTGCTTTGTATGCCAATAAATGAATGTATTCAGTTTATTAGATATAATTAGGTAATTTAATAATGCGCCATAATTATTTTACACTAATCTAAAGGGCCAGATGTTATGTTTTTCCCATAGGGCTATTTAATATTTTCCCATTGTATCATTTGTTTAAATCAATGTTATAGAAGTTGGTTATGCTATTCTTTATCCATTTCACATTTACTCAGGCTTATAATAACACCTTCGAAAGAAATAAACAGTGCAAACTCAAAAGCAAAAGACTACTCTCCAGACAGCTTCCAAAATGGTCATTgttatctgggatccttgggacgtccctaccctaaaccttaacccttaccctaaacatAACCCGTTAAACCCCTGAGGTCGATGTCCGCTCCTCCTTctgcatctgtggtgaaaggtgacagagctagaggggtgtttgtcagaccatgaaagcccgaaaatcagtcttctcacaaaattatctgtagcgtccaaacggtttggcctacaaactattatggatGGATGAGATTCATGAatatgatggtgttctccgtttttctCTATGACCCCCATAAGTGTCTTGGGACTAATCTGAAATCcatacagccgatctgccaacttctgtctgtagcgtccgaacagtttgtgCTACAAAATAACCCccctgtggaaaggtgagactctcacaaacacctACATGTTGGTTGCTTTGCTCTAGGAAGCCCAtgggcctcacaagactcgtctgcaggtcccacagttgacagtgcatgtcattgcaaaaaccaagccatgaggtcaaaggaattgtccgtaaagtaccagaacacagtggcctccaagactcttcctagagctggccgcacggccaaactgagcaatcgggggagaagggccttggtcagggatgtgaccaagaacccgatggtcactctgagagagctccagagttcctctatggagatgggagaaccttccagaaggacaaccatttctgccgcactccaccaatcaggcctttatggtagagtggccagacggaagccactcctcagtaaaaggcacatgacatctcgcttggagtttgccaaaaggcacctaaaggactctcagtccatgcaaaacaagattctctggtctgatgaaaccaagattgaactctttggcttgaatgccaagcgtcacgtctggaggaaacctggcaccatccctacggtgaagcatggtggtggcagcatcatgctgtggggatgtttttcagcggcagggactgggagaccagtcaggattcagggaaagatgaacggagcgaagtacagagagatccttgatgaaaacctgcaccagagcgttcaggacctcagactggggctgaaggttcacctttcaaccgGACAACGCCCTAaacacacagctaagacaacgcaggagtggctgtgggacaagtctctgaatgtccttgaatggcccagccagagcccggtcttgaacccgattgaacatctctggcgagacctgaaaatagctgtgcagcgacgctcccaatctaccctgacagagcttaagaggatctgcagagaagattgggagaaactccccaatacaggtgtgctaagcttgtagcgtcatacctaagaagacacaaggctgtaatcactgccaaaggtgcttcaacaaagtactgagtaaatggtctgaatagttatgtacatGAGATATTTCAGGGTTTtgttatatatacatttgcaaaaatgtctaaaaaccagtttgtcattatggggtgtattgtgtgtagattgataagaaaAGAAAAATgtcttaatccattttagaataatgctgtaaagtaataaaatgtggaaaaagtcaaggggtctgaatactttcctaatgcactgtatatatggacactgtttagtgccaaaaataaggggttaaatacattaTCTTTCTTATAtcgctcagatataggacagacacttcagaacaaacttccttttgattttcaGGGGAAGGactatctgttattcaatgtgtttgaatGGGCTAATAGCGGTAAGGCCAAAAATAAATTTTCATCAAATAACTTTGGTATATATATTttggatacttcaaggggtcttaaaattcaaaatcaaatggctaaattgtccttggtatgaccttcttaaaacaattcaatATAGCTTAGGAGAACTCCAAAGTATCCCGCATAGCACGGACCCTTCCAAAATGGTGTTTGTTCTGGAGAGGGGAAAAACACACTCTTTCCGTCTTGCATCTGGATTGGACAATAATTGTACACGTGCTTTGGCCAGTGGTCTTCAAATTGGCCCTCAAGTTCCCTCTCCTAGCCATTTGAGTTTCAGACACTTGTGCATACCGTGCAAGCCGGCAAGAACTTGAACGGACGTGAGAAGAAAACATTGGTACAATGAAGTCTTTATTCGGGAATCTCGTCTACTGCCTTTTCCTCTTTGTGTCTGATGTATACGGAACGTACCGTTTGAATGGATTCGATCCACTGCAGGTTACTGCTCAAAGTTATGCACAACGCAGAAATCTTGCCCGGCCACCGCTGCGGACGCTCGATCCTTCAGGTAGGTTTCATAGAAGGGTGTCGGTCCCCAGTACAGCTTTCTATTTGTGTTTTGTGTAACGATACACACTGAATAGCACTGGATTGTTAAGCCAAGTAAATTATCAGCCAACATTGAAAACGCGCTTCTTGAATTCAATTATTTGTCTAATCTGATCAAAATCTCGTGCCAGGTACTcgtagtctgtccacgagagTTTAATCCGATAATTTCATGCTTCTCATAGGGAACAATTAAAATCGCGTAAAATGCGCACGGTCCAATTGGTTTCATTATAGCCAGTCCTTTTATTGTAGAGAATTGGGTCTGCTATAGGGTTTCAAAATTGCATTAACTttttccctggttttccagaaatcctggttggaggttcCGGATTTCTTGCTTATTGCCTGATTCCGGGGATATTCTAACAGGGTtttctgggaattttgggaaagttaccagaattttgcaaccctagtctgCTATGTGGAAACGCTAATAAATGTACTAAGGTACTTGGACATATGCATTCCATGTTCATGCAGTTCAACATGGCAATAATAATTCATTATAGATTGACATTTaccttctttttattttttttattttttttgacatACAATTTCAAAATTGACCAAATTATACATTTATTTGATTTTGCTTTATTGGCTAAACAATGACATCCAAGCTTATAATAAGACAGACACCATATTTGTCAAAACTATATGTGCAACAAGACTACATGCATGTATAAGTAATTTACAACAACATTTTACAAGTGCCATATTCCTCTATGCTTGTTCGAAACGAGCCAAGCGGCTACCAGCTCAAATGTCACTCATGCTTCAACAACTAACTCTTAAAGCAAGCAGAGTTCATTCTCACATCAACAACACACCCAGAACTATAATTCATACAAACTCACATCAAAACCATAGCTATAATTCATACAGACTCACATCTTTCCCATTTGCTGACTAACTAATTTGCTCtaccgctcctcctctcctcctctctggtgGCCCCTAGTTCACGCCAGTGCATACAGGCATAGAGGCTATCACTACCACCACCAGCCACCAGGGATCCACCTGCCCGTGGTTTACCATCAGCCTGTCCCTCTATCTCCACCGGTGGCTTACCACAGACCCTCTGTCCCCTTGCCACCTTACCAACACAGATTCAAAGGGCCAGCGCCACCAGTGGTGTACAACCTATATCAAGACCTTTCACCTCCAGTAGTTCACCACCACCCATTTAAAGGATTTTTTCCACCAGTGAGCCACCACCACAAATTCAAAGGTCCATGTCCACAAACTTTACCTCTGGTACAGCCTAAGCCTACTACAGTGCCAACGACCTCTGTGGTGTACCTACCCACCACAGTTCCAACTCTACCACCAGTAACAACCTTGCAACCGGTGATGACCACCTTGCCACTGGAGGTGACCACCAACCCCGTGCCGCCAACGCTACCGGTCAGTACCCAAAGCGGCGTCATCACCACCACCAGTGTGAAGACAGGTAGAAGCCAGGTTTCCCTTCCAACCCAACCAATCCAATCCATAGTTGTCCATGTCAGCTCTCTCTTTTATTTTAGAATAGCACAGGACTACTGTCACATAACCAACCATTCTCATTGATAATTTCATCACATAACCAACCATTCTCATTGATAATTTCATCACATAACCAACCATTCTCATTGATAATTTCATCACATAACCAACCATTCTCATTGATAATTTCATCACATAACCAACCATTCTCATTGATAATTTCATCACATAACCAACCATTCTAATTGATAATTTCATCACATAACCAACCATTCTCATTGATAATTTCATCACATAACCAACCATTCTCATTGATAAATTCATCACATAACCAACCATTCTCATTGATAAATTCATCACATAATCAACCAGCCAGAGAAAAGTATTACAATATATAGAAAGAAATCGTAGGAAATTATGCTATTTGCAATCTAATAATGACAAAACACCATACAATACTGGGGTGAAGCATTCCGGGACAAGTCAAAAATGACTTTCTTGTCCTCCGCAGTTTATAATTTGGAATAGAAAAACTATGAATAACTGGATATACATTTAAATACTCTTCCCTGTATATTAGAAGGATATTTTTTAAACTTATCCTGGAAAAAAACTAATCAGTTTTGACAACAGAATGCTTAAAGAAGGATACTAGTAACAATACAGTTCTGTACCACTTGGATGTCAAAGCTGAATGAAGCCTTGCCATTAATTTTGGCCATTCACATGCCAATCCTGAACTATTGACATAGAAGAACAGTTAAGAAAGGTGAAGGGATACAGTATGTCTCCATGAAAggcataatatactgtaataacTAACCTCTAAACCATCTGTCTAACTGAAATGATGCACAAGTCATGGCCTTGCGAACCCCTCTTTCATCCCATAACTCTCAAGAAACCAGAGTTGTGCATCCCCTAAACAACCATGTGAAGTGTTGTCCTAATTTGTGTAACTGAATTGTTTCACCTTTCTTCATGGGCACTAATATGAATGAATGTGTTGCTTTTCAATCCACAAACTAGGGCTACATGTGTGTGTTTCAATGGAATAAGTTTGTATGAAATAAACTGGGCTTTTCAGTGTGAACATATGGCCAGCTTGTTAAGAGCTGCAATGCTTCTGGTTTGCCACCAGTGACAGACAATTCGTGCAGGAGCCGTCCCCTGGACCTGGTCTTCATCATCGACAGCTCCCGCAGCGTGCGCCCCGGCGAGTTTGAGAAGGTCAAGATCTTCCTGGCCGACATGGTCGACACCTTGGACGTGGGACCAGAAGCCACCCGCGTGGCCGTGGTCAACTATGCCAGCACAGTCAAGATCGAGTTCCTGCTCAAGGCTCACCTGAACAAGCCCAACATGAAGCAGGCTATCACCCGCATCGAGCCCCTGGCCGCCGGCACCATGACTGGCCTGGCCATCAAGTCGGCCATGACCAAGGCCTTCACCGAAGAGTCGGGCGCCCGGCCGAAGTCGAAGAACATCGCCAAGGTGGCCATCATCGTGACAGACGGGCGTCCTCAGGACCAGGTGGAGGAGGTGTCAGCAGCTGCCCGGGGGTCTGGCATCGAGATCTACGCGGTGGGGGTGGACCGCGCCGACATGACCTCTTTGCGGCTGATGGCCAGCAACCCTCTGGAAGACCACGTGTTCTACGTGGAGACCTACGGCGTCATCGAGAAGCTCACCTCCAAATTCAGGGAGACCCTGTGTGGTATGACTGatcagggtggaggaggaggagaccagtCTAAACCTTAAACGTTGGTTTTAGTCCTAGAATGTGTAGGGACCGCGTACCGTCTACAGGggtggtttaatctgtgtttctCTTTAGCACTTCCTTAGTGTCAATTATACACTGACAAAATGGTAAAGAGAAAAAACAGACCTCACATGGATTAAAGGTTTATATACCCTGGTACTAGATTCCAGCCCATTGGAAAGTAGTTCGGCCATTTGGTCTACTctgggctggtttcccagatttaGATGAAACCTAGTCCcagatttaaaatatattttaatggaGAATCTCTTGAAAGTGCctcttagtccaggactaggcttaatctgggtctgggaaacccGCCCCAAGAGTTTAGGGCAGTCTTGGTCTCTAGTGAACAGAGTCAGGTATGGTCCCCCAAAACGACAGAAATCTTAGTGAGTAATAGACAGGATGGTCCTTCGACAAGTGCAAGGTGATTGAGAGGTAACTGCTCATTAACGATTGACCAATGAGAAATCAAAGCATCATGCCACACAGAGATTGCTTTGAATCCGTCAATCCTACTGCTTTGTTTAAAATGATCAGAATACTGTTCTAAAAGCTTCTTCAAAGTAATTTTGAATAGTAAATATACTACGATTTTCCTAGTCAGATTTATTTGTAATGTACAAATATTTCTTTAAACTTGAATGTTGTGTACATTTTAATattgtttttaaaatatatattttgatgttAACATTCCCCCTTCTATGTTTGCAAAGGACCTTGGCTGAGTTGGTGTTTGGTCCACCAGCTGTCCAGTCACATTAGGTGGCCTTCAGTGTATAGCTGGACTTATGTCAATAGTCTATTGATGTACTTCCATACACCTGTTTGAAGCTTGGAACTCAGACAATACAACAAACAGTCTTTTGCATCCACAATTTCATCAAACAGGCTATGGCAAAATGTCTATACCTTCTACTGCACTCACATGCATATGCTCAAAACATGTTGTCTTAATTCAGTTTGCTATGGTATCTATACTTGTTATGCTATTTATACTATATACAGAAATTACGTTTTCTTAGAGAAATTAGATTATAAACGACCAGCGTTTATATATGGTAAGTATGTTTGATAATATGGCTTCTTCAGATCACCTTTGAATGCATACAAGCTATAACCGTTCCAAACTTGCCAGCCTATGAAATTGTACCATGCTGCTATACGTGTAGCTTGATGGCTCCCTCACTTAACCCCGACTTATTCCAGGTTGGGACCCCTGTGACATGGGACACGACTGTGAGGACATATGTgttagcagcagcagcaacaactcCTATCACTGCAGGTGTCGGGAGGGGTATCTCTTGAACACGGACAAGAAAACATGTTCCCAGAGTCAGAAACGTAAACCTCCCCATTTATGTTTGCAAAGGACCTTGGCTGAGTTGCATTGAAGGTGTATGGTCCAACAGCTTTCCAGTCACAGTGTATAGCTGGCACTATGTCAATATATACTTCCATACAGCTTTTTGAAGCTTGCAAATATTGCCACTGGAACTCAGACAATACAAGTGTCCTTTGCATGCACAATTTCATCAAACAggctatggcaaaatgtgtccCTATACATATATGTTATCCTAGTTCAGTTTGTTATGGTAACTTCACTTTGAAATGAGGGTTTCTATCAAATTGCCATCCAGGAATGAAATTGAATAAATGGGTTATAAATGACCAACAATGctatcattacatacagtgtgGTAAGTATGTTTGATAGTATGGCTTCTTCAGAGTACTACCCCAGATCACCTTTACTTAGACAGAATGATTATATATATACAAACTATTACAGTCCCAAATATGATGCCAGCCTATGAAATGGTACCCATGCTGCTAGCTTGTCAGCTCCCTCCCTTAACCCCGGCTTATTCCAGGTGTGGACCCCTGTGCCATGGGACACGACTGCGAGCACATATGTGTCAGCGGCAACGCGTCCTATCACTGCACGTGTCGGAAGGGCTATATCTTGAACCTGGACCAGAAAACGTGTGCCCTGAAACGTAAGAGTCAGTAGGCTAACTGTGGTTGTATTATAAATATGCCTCCTTGATATAATTATAACTGTATGTTGAGTCTGCTCAGATGCTCCACCCGTTATGAATGGTGATCACAGAAGATCCCTAATTTGTTTGTTTTCTTATAAGCAGAACATGAATGACAAGTCTTCATTCAGCTTTTAAAATCCAACTGGTGCACAATCAATATTACTTCTTGATTCACCATTGGTGTTCCATTTGCAGAACACTTTGTAACACTCGCTAGGTTGCTTCAACGTTGCTGCAACGTTGTCATAGCATTGTGTTCCTGTCATGGCCATGCAAATGGAACC contains:
- the matn3a gene encoding matrilin-3a isoform X2 encodes the protein MKSLFGNLVYCLFLFVSDVYGTYRLNGFDPLQVTAQSYAQRRNLARPPLRTLDPSVHASAYRHRGYHYHHQPPGIHLPVVYHQPVPLSPPVAYHRPSVPLPPYQHRFKGPAPPVVYNLYQDLSPPVVHHHPFKGFFPPVSHHHKFKGPCPQTLPLVQPKPTTVPTTSVVYLPTTVPTLPPVTTLQPVMTTLPLEVTTNPVPPTLPVSTQSGVITTTSVKTVTDNSCRSRPLDLVFIIDSSRSVRPGEFEKVKIFLADMVDTLDVGPEATRVAVVNYASTVKIEFLLKAHLNKPNMKQAITRIEPLAAGTMTGLAIKSAMTKAFTEESGARPKSKNIAKVAIIVTDGRPQDQVEEVSAAARGSGIEIYAVGVDRADMTSLRLMASNPLEDHVFYVETYGVIEKLTSKFRETLCGVDPCAMGHDCEHICVSGNASYHCTCRKGYILNLDQKTCALKQVKVVVVEDPCKCEARLAFQMQTQAALQEITARLADMTGRVEQIENILGPV
- the matn3a gene encoding matrilin-3a isoform X5, translating into MKSLFGNLVYCLFLFVSDVYGTYRLNGFDPLQVTAQSYAQRRNLARPPLRTLDPSVHASAYRHRGYHYHHQPPGIHLPVVYHQPVPLSPPVAYHRPSVPLPPYQHRFKGPAPPVVYNLYQDLSPPVVHHHPFKGFFPPVSHHHKFKGPCPQTLPLVQPKPTTVPTTSVVYLPTTVPTLPPVTTLQPVMTTLPLEVTTNPVPPTLPVSTQSGVITTTSVKTGWDPCDMGHDCEDICVSSSSNNSYHCRCREGYLLNTDKKTCSQSQKRVDPCAMGHDCEHICVSGNASYHCTCRKGYILNLDQKTCALKQVKVVVVEDPCKCEARLAFQMQTQAALQEITARLADMTGRVEQIENILGPV
- the matn3a gene encoding matrilin-3a isoform X7; protein product: MKSLFGNLVYCLFLFVSDVYGTYRLNGFDPLQVTAQSYAQRRNLARPPLRTLDPSVHASAYRHRGYHYHHQPPGIHLPVVYHQPVPLSPPVAYHRPSVPLPPYQHRFKGPAPPVVYNLYQDLSPPVVHHHPFKGFFPPVSHHHKFKGPCPQTLPLVQPKPTTVPTTSVVYLPTTVPTLPPVTTLQPVMTTLPLEVTTNPVPPTLPVSTQSGVITTTSVKTGVDPCAMGHDCEHICVSGNASYHCTCRKGYILNLDQKTCALKQVKVVVVEDPCKCEARLAFQMQTQAALQEITARLADMTGRVEQIENILGPV
- the matn3a gene encoding matrilin-3a isoform X1, which codes for MKSLFGNLVYCLFLFVSDVYGTYRLNGFDPLQVTAQSYAQRRNLARPPLRTLDPSVHASAYRHRGYHYHHQPPGIHLPVVYHQPVPLSPPVAYHRPSVPLPPYQHRFKGPAPPVVYNLYQDLSPPVVHHHPFKGFFPPVSHHHKFKGPCPQTLPLVQPKPTTVPTTSVVYLPTTVPTLPPVTTLQPVMTTLPLEVTTNPVPPTLPVSTQSGVITTTSVKTVTDNSCRSRPLDLVFIIDSSRSVRPGEFEKVKIFLADMVDTLDVGPEATRVAVVNYASTVKIEFLLKAHLNKPNMKQAITRIEPLAAGTMTGLAIKSAMTKAFTEESGARPKSKNIAKVAIIVTDGRPQDQVEEVSAAARGSGIEIYAVGVDRADMTSLRLMASNPLEDHVFYVETYGVIEKLTSKFRETLCGWDPCDMGHDCEDICVSSSSNNSYHCRCREGYLLNTDKKTCSQSQKRVDPCAMGHDCEHICVSGNASYHCTCRKGYILNLDQKTCALKQVKVVVVEDPCKCEARLAFQMQTQAALQEITARLADMTGRVEQIENILGPV
- the matn3a gene encoding matrilin-3a isoform X3, translating into MKSLFGNLVYCLFLFVSDVYGTYRLNGFDPLQVTAQSYAQRRNLARPPLRTLDPSVHASAYRHRGYHYHHQPPGIHLPVVYHQPVPLSPPVAYHRPSVPLPPYQHRFKGPAPPVVYNLYQDLSPPVVHHHPFKGFFPPVSHHHKFKGPCPQTLPLVQPKPTTVPTTSVVYLPTTVPTLPPVTTLQPVMTTLPLEVTTNPVPPTLPVSTQSGVITTTSVKTVTDNSCRSRPLDLVFIIDSSRSVRPGEFEKVKIFLADMVDTLDVGPEATRVAVVNYASTVKIEFLLKAHLNKPNMKQAITRIEPLAAGTMTGLAIKSAMTKAFTEESGARPKSKNIAKVAIIVTDGRPQDQVEEVSAAARGSGIEIYAVGVDRADMTSLRLMASNPLEDHVFYVETYGVIEKLTSKFRETLCEVKVVVVEDPCKCEARLAFQMQTQAALQEITARLADMTGRVEQIENILGPV
- the matn3a gene encoding matrilin-3a isoform X4: MKSLFGNLVYCLFLFVSDVYGTYRLNGFDPLQVTAQSYAQRRNLARPPLRTLDPSVTDNSCRSRPLDLVFIIDSSRSVRPGEFEKVKIFLADMVDTLDVGPEATRVAVVNYASTVKIEFLLKAHLNKPNMKQAITRIEPLAAGTMTGLAIKSAMTKAFTEESGARPKSKNIAKVAIIVTDGRPQDQVEEVSAAARGSGIEIYAVGVDRADMTSLRLMASNPLEDHVFYVETYGVIEKLTSKFRETLCGWDPCDMGHDCEDICVSSSSNNSYHCRCREGYLLNTDKKTCSQSQKRVDPCAMGHDCEHICVSGNASYHCTCRKGYILNLDQKTCALKQVKVVVVEDPCKCEARLAFQMQTQAALQEITARLADMTGRVEQIENILGPV
- the matn3a gene encoding matrilin-3a isoform X6; this translates as MKSLFGNLVYCLFLFVSDVYGTYRLNGFDPLQVTAQSYAQRRNLARPPLRTLDPSVTDNSCRSRPLDLVFIIDSSRSVRPGEFEKVKIFLADMVDTLDVGPEATRVAVVNYASTVKIEFLLKAHLNKPNMKQAITRIEPLAAGTMTGLAIKSAMTKAFTEESGARPKSKNIAKVAIIVTDGRPQDQVEEVSAAARGSGIEIYAVGVDRADMTSLRLMASNPLEDHVFYVETYGVIEKLTSKFRETLCGVDPCAMGHDCEHICVSGNASYHCTCRKGYILNLDQKTCALKQVKVVVVEDPCKCEARLAFQMQTQAALQEITARLADMTGRVEQIENILGPV
- the matn3a gene encoding matrilin-3a isoform X8 translates to MKSLFGNLVYCLFLFVSDVYGTYRLNGFDPLQVTAQSYAQRRNLARPPLRTLDPSVTDNSCRSRPLDLVFIIDSSRSVRPGEFEKVKIFLADMVDTLDVGPEATRVAVVNYASTVKIEFLLKAHLNKPNMKQAITRIEPLAAGTMTGLAIKSAMTKAFTEESGARPKSKNIAKVAIIVTDGRPQDQVEEVSAAARGSGIEIYAVGVDRADMTSLRLMASNPLEDHVFYVETYGVIEKLTSKFRETLCEVKVVVVEDPCKCEARLAFQMQTQAALQEITARLADMTGRVEQIENILGPV